In the Populus nigra chromosome 2, ddPopNigr1.1, whole genome shotgun sequence genome, TTGAGGATGAACTTTGGGCTCGTTTCGTACCAATTGATTGTGAAGATTTTGATGAAGCGTTATCAAGGGTTACACAAGTAAGTTCTTTATGAGATTAccaaaaaaagtttgaaaggTTGGGAAATCGGGTGCAAAGATGGACACAGAAAGCACCGGTGAGGATGTTTATGGGAGGCCTTAAATCAGAAATTGTTGAAGGAATCCGGATGTTCAAACCACACTCTTTAAAGGAAGCTTTTAGCTTTGCACGAATGCGTGATGACCAGATCACTCGCCAACAAAAATTCACACGGAATTCACAATTCATTCCGTAACTTGACTTTCCAGCACAAACGAAAACCACACCAGCTTCACGAATGAAAAGACTCACTTGGTATGAAATGCAACGGAGGCGAGCTCAAGGTCTATGCTTTAATTGTGATGAAAAATTCAACGTCGGCCATAAATGTCAAAGCCCCCACCTCTTATTGTTAGAAAGGAGCTATAATTTGAATGATGAAGAAGAGACAAATGAGGAGACCATAATAGAAAGTTCAATAACATGAACCTTGAGGACAAGGTTCCAGTTATAGGAGGAGGTATTGATAAACCACCAAGAAGGTCACTACATGCTCCTATTAAGAATCCACATTTTATGACATGAATCATGCAAGAGACGTGCCTCATGCAGGAAAAGGACGTGCCATAAGCAGAGGAAAATGTGCCACATACAAGGGATGCGGAGAAAATACCAATTACTTAAGGATTTGCTGGCATCATTTCATTGGAAGGCTTGGTCCATGGTCGTTAGCTATTATTTCATTAACTGtagttatttgaatttttatgtatttaaaccTTTTCATTATACagtaatgaaaatatatattttcagaataTCAATTATTGTGGTTCATCCTCACCCTAAGAGGAACTTTATCTATTTAGCAATTGTAATATGACTGGGACCTATCAATAGGTTAAAATATTGAATCAGTCTGACTCTTGGGAATAGCGAAGGAATGATTATTAACCGTTCAAGTCTGCAAATATTACAAGGGACTACAAAAATGATGAACAATAAACAGAAGAGAGATCTTCGGTGCACTTATTCCTGAAACGAGATGTCAAAGAATATGAATTTGATCAGGTTCACCAAAAAAGGTGGTATAACTCGCGTACTTTTCTGAAACAGAAAGCCAACAGAATATTTGAtgcaagagagaaaataaagggCACCCTCATAAAACCAGATGCATATTTCCAGGAGAGCCTTCAGAAAATCTAAGTTCCTGAAGTGTTGCTGAGGCAAAACATCAATGGGAACTGGGTCAAAGCAGTGCAGAGCAAGAGGTACTGATGCTTGCTTGAGTCATAACTCCTAACCTCAGATAATAGAGTTCGCTTCATAGTCTTGATCAAAAATATACCCATGCAAAGACATGTCCACAAAATTATCAGATAGTATGTATAGCCCAAAGTGATCCTCCCCAGCACAGCAACACACATCCCTGTGAATGTATACCCAGCATATGCTACCATGTCCAACAGAGGTGCCTCCCCACCTCCCAGCGAAAGAATTGAAACTTTCAGCAGCATCACTTCGGAAAACCAGCCTATCATTCCTTTAACAAACTGCCAATTTAAGGCCTCTGGTGTAAACCTGGCataaaattggaattgcgaaTATGATCATAGTCAGACAGGAATATATTGTTGTTAGAGAGCTGTTTAGGAAGCTTGGTGACAACAAAGTTCCTACACTTACTTCCCAGAAAGGCCCAATGAGATGCCAGAAAGAACCAAGTAGGTAGCAAATGCCATGCAAGGAATGTATAAATCTGGAGCATTTATGTCATTAATTGGAGGCTTATAGGAAAGCCTGCCTCCAACTGGCTCAGTTATTCTTGTCCAGTGGCCCTAGAAAGAAGATAAGAGAGAACTGCATTACAGTTTCTTTAAGTTAACCAACTACTTACAATCttacatgtttgtttttcttaaccTTAATGCTTTGTGTTACTCCAATTAGAAACATTTCACTTACCCTGtttagaaaaggaagaagaacaaTCTTCAATTTATTCCTGACATAATGGTCATTCACTTGGAAGTAATATTGAGGGTAAGAGAAGCACTTGCTTATCTGCTCAtcgataataaaatcataagaaaCACATTCAATTGTTGATGCCCAGCAATGTTTTCTTACCAAGTACTGATATCACATCCATTAACCTTacgaaaataaatattcatacaGAAGTTAATCAGTTATAGATGTCTAATGTGCTGTAATTCAAgctgataaaaaaacaagaatactCGGGTCATTACACGAAAGAGTCATCAGAACTATTGAGCTTTGTAATTCTTTGTTTGCTATGCCAACCTATCCAGCTAGCAATTTATCCACAGGGATAAAAGTACTCACATTGCTTTGTACATACTGAGAGCCTGACCCAAAAATTTTCTCTCCATATGCACCCAATCCCCCTCTAATGAGCCCTGAACCAGCTGCAGAAAATGGATTGGATTTGGGATTCATTTTCACCTCCACCCTAAAATCCGACTTCTAATATGCCACTGCGAGAAACAAGAATTGTTCTTTAAGTATTGTAGATTTCGTTAGGACTTAAAcgagataaataaatatataaaaacaaagggACTCAATCAAGCAACTATAACTTGTTTATCTGTCTCATGCCATCGTTCAAAATAGGCTTAGTGAGACAAGACAaagtctaaaaataaaacagcCTGCATTCTCAACTCTAGCTTTCGAATCTACATCATGCTACAGCCCAATAGTACAAGAATGAAAATCTGATTAAACCTGTAAAAGGGAGTAATATCTTGATTCTGATCTAACATTAGCAAGAGTTAATTCTAAAATTTGGCAACGCGTTTCGAGATTCCTCGGTTCAGCCCATGATCATGAATACTCACTGTATTTTCCTTACATTCCCGTAAAAATGGAGAACGTTTGGATCTTAGTTTTGGGTGTGGTAAATTAATAGAAAGAATGTGAAATAGAAAGTGTGAAATGCGGAAAGGAATAAGAGAGAGGACCTGAAGCTTTATtcctaaatttcttttttcactttctGTAATGCTCAATCTGTGAAATGCAATGGCTAAGGTCGCGCGGAGAGCTCTGTTATTCTTGCCTATAATGGAAACGttgcctttttatttatttcttttttccttttttgttcttgtttgtaaaaaatcactatagaattttattaatttaatatgttatacatccaaatattatttatacgtgatattattttattaataaaaatatatatttattattaataaaaatttaatttatctttaatatttatataatattaaattaataaattttgaataaaaataaagtttatgggacaaaaatattttgtaaaaaaattataaagttattataattttgagatttctattatatcaaaatattgttcTTAAAATGTTTCCAGTTGATGCCCTCTTAAATATTAGACATTTATTAGAGTCGTAgagactgatacatattatattcttttatttatgaaaaaaaaaaacggttaTTCTCATAAGTTAAGGTATAAGAAAtatctagaactaatatgtaagtATTTGTTATAAGACATGTACAATGAACTAACCCAAATGAAAATTCTATATAGAGAGATCACTTATGTCTATGAAAAGGCTCACGTAACAATTGTGTAAGTGattcttagacttgagatcactaagttatctttatagagaatgttatgttttaatcatgttatatgttattttaatcgAGGTAATGAAGGGGTAGACATTGGatataacatgaattatatgaaagtacttgattgatcaagagaggattcatcaccctagatgaattaggaaaaatagtctatatgttctcaaatagtattgactgagAGATTCTTGACCAAgataaaatgagatttgaaaagaatttcaaatcttattcaaataattaatgactATTATGTAAAGAATAAACATGGTTTAACATGGTAAACATACTctatgctttaatgttaaatcaaaatattattgatgaaataatataaattacacTAAGAAACTAGTTACTGaaagattaagtcaaatcactaatgaattttctaatatttggggAATTATGACACATTGTTAAACGATCCACCTTATCTTccattataaattaatcaattattgaattgataataaattaatttatttaattatatttaattagaattataatttatatttagaccAACATATTAGAACTTGATGGGTCACATACAATAAGAATCATTAGtcgaaaattaaattaagatgatttaattaagcataacttgattaaaatatattttagaaattaaagactacaatataattaatatagggATTATATTTTTAGACCTAGAAAACtcaagtaaggacttaattgagttaatttctaaaattatcctaaattaatatatggatattattcagggggtaatttgatattttatcaatttatatgattttttatatttccctATAATTAAATAGTAAGATACGCcccttattttttaagagttgtctattagacaaaaaaaactatgtaaacACAAAATTAGAGTTAGCGCTCTAAGCATAACAATCCATCTTCTCTAAATAAAGATTTAGAAGATTTCTCAAAGGTGATTTGTATGGATTATTGTTGGAAATCGAATAATTGAAGGACTTGTGGTTTATAACAgcacaatttttaaagaagtattCAAAactgaagaagatgatatcttctgataataaatttttgaaCAACTTTAGATCTGTCTAATGAAATCTTAGGAActcctaaataattttcttttgttgtttacgTTGTGTGTATGATATTCAGAAACCCAACAtgttttcataaagaaaaattataaatattaaaaaataaaataaaataaaatatttgaaaaatatatataatgttttgcaattgatttatttgtggTGAATTATCCAATGACTTGGTTTGTATTGGACATTATAACATCTGTTTTTTTAAGCTGAATCGCCAAAAATATTTCCTagaaaaattctcaatcattcaTTTGTTCATGCAAAATAAGTGGTTTCAACCTCACATttgagtttttctatttttaaattaagctGACTCGGCCTGATTGTAGGGACTTTGAAGTTTCTTGGCAATTTATGTCTATTTGGATTtgctatatattaattttggctaATCTTTTGGAGTAATATTAACTTTATACTCAAactcttctttattttcattttacctttaaattattttgattttttaattaatttttgttagaatcaattaacaaaaaaggaTAAGTTctctaagaaaaaaagttaattaaatgaaaaatcttataataGATTAAAGTCCTTAATCAAGAATAGTAAATCAGGGGTTGAATTACCGAGcatcaaaattaaatgaataaaaaacaaataatttattagaaatcaTAACAAATAGAGTTAATTACCTCTTTGTCATCTTCTATTTTGAGTGTCATTACAAGTGTTTTCcaccctttattttattttttattttttgtattttcactttttattttttgttaaaaatcttttatttgacCTTCAGAAATTGagttgaatttttgttttatcaaaataatataaaatgaccAAATAAGCCTTGAGGAGATAATGAATGTCTAAAATTGACAAGCAAAATGTTTATTTAGCActaaaagattagaaaaaaaaaaaaactaaaacactaACTTCACTCAATCTCATTTCATTTTAGTAtcagtaaaaa is a window encoding:
- the LOC133683198 gene encoding uncharacterized protein LOC133683198, translating into MNPKSNPFSAAGSGLIRGGLGAYGEKIFGSGSQYVQSNISKCFSYPQYYFQVNDHYVRNKLKIVLLPFLNRGHWTRITEPVGGRLSYKPPINDINAPDLYIPCMAFATYLVLSGISLGLSGKFTPEALNWQFVKGMIGWFSEVMLLKVSILSLGGGEAPLLDMVAYAGYTFTGMCVAVLGRITLGYTYYLIILWTCLCMGIFLIKTMKRTLLSEVRSYDSSKHQYLLLCTALTQFPLMFCLSNTSGT